A part of Plasmodium coatneyi strain Hackeri chromosome 8, complete sequence genomic DNA contains:
- a CDS encoding ATP-dependent transporter, with translation MKFVLNWILLYLVACGTSSKNAQHKREYTVRQKNWVGTPHSVILYKKCKNKKRNFGDNLQNFPNRKCFPKWERENEKSGVPIRRVLNNRAFLHNGTLLNHGAPVIKMRFAPKRGKPSSHLGPIQQMSSANQKVHPFVVPGDTQQSEVNAEKSIFSSLYSQMLEKSKHKNNILNDVSKLFKVIRECKHIFFLGFLLTIISSVVDSYIPIFLSRTITYVMNKSVVVSQGKYTPIVNSFLSKFPFNNPFYAYISVSLISLLLSSVRSYIFNICAYISTNKLQNYLFRVLLHKHISYFKKRGKGELISRLNIDSTELIDIFTTNMIVLLRNVIKTVLSFYFLYKINVYLFVVSLFIVLTITNISIFFSSIFRKLAKEESNVVAYSNNIVEESIDNLSLINSFNTHRKEITKFNRSLDAIYTSRMKLGLLYIIEKLLIRLIDMITLVVTLVLSKKTLKSNIHVDSRTAISSVMYMQNIIAQSCTIEQQYSRVQELIGNAEDIIKMIEKDSARGNTSRFASNKCTGLNFLNFLDLKNTIFKYSLIKKFQAIQKDAEYVTTHVRPNYLKLFERNYNNLRKFLPDYKCSLRDDSGGELPYIEEKSVENSTLGNIRDNVTNNHHASTNRTNNTTCNEFPPCDPPQEVATSNLAANEAMMGKDPITMLKGQIQLGSPPPPPLTGTYDTLNTGEKIAPKLKKNKPQMNIQEIYSYIKNDHQLIIKQKLDKKFIHFLKTKYKKNIISLILKLYEERHQSVSEELLFMFDNVGSFKRLSMHDKKSILKMSNITNNTLYVILLTFLFYNYSKFYYKRKKKTPVNLLEKKSKMGLATSTSSKTLSLDCVNDVDHVTLDGINMNDVLSDTTITEMQQDNAHNACNNEDGALDYSNTVTNSGDKENLDDSLKHSEVNTSIEIEDNAEAASNIRAAEPTHT, from the exons ATGAAATTTGTGCTGAACTGGATACTCCTTTACCTTGTAGCCTGCGGAACTTCATCCAAAAATGCGCAACACAAAAGGGAGTACACCGTGAGACAGAAGAACTGGGTGGGCACCCCCCATTCTGTGATACTTTacaaaaagtgtaaaaataaaaagaggaacttcGGGGACAACCtgcaaaattttccaaacagaaaatgtttccccaaatgggaaagggaaaatgaaaaaagtggagTGCCAATCAGGAGAGTGCTTAACAATAGAGCGTTCCTCCACAACGGAACGCTTCTCAACCATGGGGCGCCTGTTATCAAAATGCGTTTTGCccccaaaagaggaaaaccGAGCAGCCATTTGGGGCCCATACAGCAAATGAGTAGCGCAAACCAGAAGGTACATCCTTTTGTAGTACCAGGGGACACACAGCAGAGTGAAGTAAACGCAGAGAAAAGCATCTTCTCAAGCCTATATTCCCAAATGCTTGAAAAGAGTaagcataaaaataacatattAAATGATGTAAGCAAACTTTTTAAGGTAATACGAGAGTGTaaacacatattttttttaggcTTCCTCCTAACGATAATTTCCTCAGTAGTCGATTCGTACATTCCGATCTTTCTGTCCAGAACGATAACCTACGTGATGAATAAAAGTGTTGTAGTTTCCCAAGGGAAATACACACCAATTGtgaattccttcctttccaaaTTCCCATTCAACAACCCCTTCTACGCATATATATCTGTTTCTCTGATCAGCTTATTACTTTCTTCCGTACGGTCGTATATCTTTAacatatgcgcatatataaGCACGAACAAACTGCAGAATTACCTATTTAGAGTGTTGCTACATAAGCACATTAgctactttaaaaaaaggggcaaggGGGAATTGATTAGTAGACTAAACATTGACTCCACTGAACTGATCGACATATTTACAACAAACATGATTGTTCTCTTACGAAATGTAATAAAGACAGTATTgtccttttactttttgtacaaaattaaTGTGTACCTCTTTGTGGTGTCTCTTTTCATCGTTCTAACCATTACTAACATATCAATATTTTTCTCTAGCATATTTCGCAAACtcgcaaaagaagaaagtaacGTCGTGGCATACTCAAACAATATCGTAGAAGAATCCATTGATAATTTATCCCTCATAAATAGTTTTAACACACACAGGAAGGAGATTACCAAGTTTAATCGCTCCTTAGATGCCATATATACCAGCAGAATGAAATTAGGTCTTCTCTACATTATAGAAAAGCTCCTAATCAGATTAATAGACATGATAACACTTGTAGTCACCCTGGTATTAAGCAAAAAGACGTTAAAGAGTAACATCCACGTAGATTCCAGAACTGCCATATCGTCGGTTATGTACATGCAAAACATCATTGCACAGTCATGCACCATAGAACAGCAATATTCCAGAGTGCAGGAACTCATAGGAAATGCCGAAGATATTATAAAGATGATTGAAAAGGATTCGGCCCGTGGTAACACCAGCAGGTTTGCATCGAATAAGTGTACCGGCCTAAATTTCCTAAACTTTTTGGACTTAAAAAATACCATCTTTAAATATTCTCTTATCAAAAAATTTCAAGCCATCCAAAAAGACGCCGAATACGTTACCACTCATGTTAGGCCCAATTATTTAAAACTCTTCGAAAGGAACTATAACAACCTGCGAAAGTTTTTACCCGACTATAAATGCAGCTTGAGGGATGATTCAGGGGGTGAACTCCCCTATATCGAAGAAAAAAGCGTTGAAAATTCCACTCTTGGAAATATTCGCGACAATGTAACGAATAATCACCATGCAAGCACAAATAGGACGAATAACACCACGTGTAATGAATTCCCCCCATGTGATCCCCCCCAGGAGGTGGCAACTTCGAACCTTGCCGCTAACGAGGCGATGATGGGGAAAGACCCCATTACAATGTTGAAGGGACAGATTCAGTTAGgttctcctcctcccccaCCTCTAACCGGCACATATGACACCCTCAACACGGGCGAAAAAATTGCGcccaaattaaaaaaaaataaaccccAAATGAACATACAAGAAATATATAGCTACATAAAAAACGACCATCAACTTATAATCAAGCAAAAGCTggacaaaaaatttatacatttcctaaaaacgaaatataagaaaaatattatatcgTTAATTTTAAAGTTATATGAAGAGCGACACCAATCTGTGAGTGAGGAACTCCTTTTCATGTTTGACAATGTCGGTTCATTCAAGAGGCTATCCATGCACGATAAAAAAAGCATCCtaaaaatgagcaacatAACGAACAACACACTGTATGTCATATTGCtcactttcctcttttacaaCTACTCGAAATTTTACtacaagaggaagaaaaagactCCAGTCAATCTGCTGGAGAAGAAGTCGAAAATGGGATTGGCTACCTCAACCTCGAGCAAAACCCTTTCCCTTGACTGCGTAAATGATGTGGACCACGTAACCCTAGATGGCATCAACATGAATGACGTTCTGAGCGACACCACCATCACGGAAATGCAACAGGATAATGCACACAACGCATGTAACAACGAAGATGGCGCCTTGGATTATAGCAATACAGTGACCAACTCAGGTGACAAAGAAAACTTGGATGACTCACTCAAACATAGTGAAGTGAATACCTCCATCGAAATTGAAGATAACGCAGAAGCAGCTTCCAATATTCGCGCAGCAGAACCTACCCACACAT AA